The genomic DNA gaggtggaggacTGGGGTAGGTCTGCACTAGATCCACTAAATCAATCCCTGTGTCGATCTCCCCATAGTGAAAACAAGCCTTCTGATACCTCTAAGAGACTGCCaaataactgggggggggggaggggttccttttaaaaactgcctccagctaaagggaaaggaacAAGGGGTGTGACTAAAATGAAAGCctgacttaatactttacatttcaaatactgtGAGTGGTTTCCTTTCCTGTCTGGATTGTTAATAAAAGGTTAACCGGATTTTTagtggtgtgtttgccatggtgagAAGCAGGCTGTGGTCTCTGGACACCAAGATCCAGaacttgtttaacactgtttagtgttggacagtgactgggttatgttaacaccttcaGCCCATTTTTTCCCATCTAAATGAATAAATTAGGCACTTATCCAAGGGGCAAGGCCCCTAACATGTCATTACTAATACAATACAGTCCCAGCACCATCCAAATAATCCTTTCAGTAGGAAAACAGCCATGCAGAAAGCTACAGAGGCTCCTTCCCATGTCTTGGTCATTGTGGAAAGCATACCTTCAGTTTGCTCAGGAAATAGATACATCAAAGAGCTGACACATTGGCTTCCCAACCACAAGACAAAATATTGACACCCCATGTAACAATCATTTCCCTCCCTTACCCCAAAAGAATAAAAGAACGAAACCAAATTGACCAACTGATCAATAAAACAATACAAAAGGCAGATAAGGAAGGTGTTAGAACGTGGCCCTTATCCAGCTGTCCAGTCACCTGTCTCTTGCAAGAGGGCCCAATCAATGGGAGCCACGTACTTCCAAGGCAACTTCATCTGGGTAGAGTCTCATCAGTGTTTCTAGCTCTGGGGCTCTAGGGAACACTCTGATCCCGTTCCATTGACTGTGGGAGGCCATTGTCCAGCTCCCTTAGAGTTCAAAACCAGTATCTGagttctcccaagcccccagtcACTCACACACTCCACCAGAGCTTCCCCTAGCctgtggtcccttttggcttctAGCTAAACCTCTTTAAGAAGAACAGGGCAGGAAGGCAAGGAACATGGGTGTAGCAAAGGGAAACTTTATGCCGTAAGCCCTTGACTGACACAGATCTGTAAAACAAGACAGTTCTGAGACAACCCCTCCCCTGGACTGATCGCACTGATTCTGTGAGTCCGGGTTCATCTGTGTTTCAAACTTGGCAGAGTCCCACAGCCATCTTGCTTCTGAAAGTCTTTATTACACGTGGCCATGGATGGCCCCATGCGACCCCAACAGGGGCATTGCACTGTTAAGTAGGCCCCAGTCTCTTGGCCATGGGTTCAAACTGTGAAGTTCCATCTCCAACTTCCATGCCTGTGGGCTCCCTGTATAGAAAAATCATTTTATCTTGGGGCTGGCAAGTAGCGGAGACACAATAAAGATGGATGGCCCCAGACTCTAGTCTTGATGGGCTCTCAATGACGATCCTTCAATGAGGTGTCAAAGACCTCTCCCAGGCAGGGCAGCTGACTGGAATGCAGCACAATTGGCTGCCATTGAGCCAGGTCAGACTTGTCCTGTTACCGTGACAATATTTCCACTTATACTACAACAAAGTTCACAACATGACACCATCACACCACACTCTGTCACACAAGCAAACAATTCACCAAAAGTCATGGTATCCAAAGCAGCATTTATACCCCCAAAAGGAAAAGGGTCAGAGACCTCATCGAGTCCATTGGGAATTTGATTATGGCTATTCATTTTAGGTGGAAGGTGCTGAGATGGTGTGATGGTGGGTGGCAAtacaggatagatagatagattctgatctcatttatacaGTTGAAAATAGATAGTAAGTCCATTGACTTGACTCTGCATTTTTACCAGTGTAAATGCCCCTTTCTGCTTAAGCAGATTTCAAAACATGTTTTCAAGGAGACaataatgttttcattttattatatttaaaaagaaacacagaaaGAAATCACGATCAAAGACGAAAGATGGACAGTTCATTTTTGGTGAATAACCTCCCCGCCATGAGTTTCCTCATTCCAGATttgatctccttgttcctcatgctgtagatgatGGGATTCATCATTGGTGGCACCACAGAATAGAGAACAGCCACCACGAGATCCAGCACTGATgttgagctggaggtgggtttcaggTAGGCAAAGACTATAGTGAAAAAGAACAAGgagaccacaatgaggtgagggaggcaggtggaTAGAGCTTTATGCCGGCCCTGCTGagaggggattctcagcactGTGGTGAAGATCTGAACATACGACACAACtataaaaacaaagcagctgAAGGCTAAGCAAACACTAAAGACAATAACCCCAGTTTCACGGAGGTATGAGTCAGAGCAGGCGAGcttgaggagctgggggatttcacagaaaaACTGATCCACCATGTTGCCTCCACAGAAGGATAGTGCAAATGTGTTCTCAGtgtgcactgcagtgtagacaaaaacACTTATCCAagcactggctgccatttggacacaagctctcctgttcatcactctctcatagtgcagtggttggcagatggcgaCGTATCGGTCGTATGCCATGACGGTGAGTATGGAGTACTCGGTTACAGCAAAGAATATAAAGAAAAAGACTTGTGTGACACATCCAGAATAAGAAATTGACCTGGTGTTCATGAGGGAgttggccatggatttggggacTGGTACAGAAATGGAGCCGATGTCTAGAATGGACaaattcatcaggaagaagtacattgGGGTGTGAAGGTGGTGGTCAAAGGTAACAACTATTATGATGAGAAGATTCCCCATCAAGGCTGCCAGGTAAATCACCAGAAACACcacaaagtgcaaaatctgcagctcccgaacgtcagagaatcccaggagaaggaactcggtCATGGTGGTTCGGTTGGACATTTCCCTCTCCATACATTGTGTCCTGCCTGTGGATGGAAGGACAAGGGCAATGGGCAAGATTAGACTGACAGAGAAAATGATCTAATTATCTCTCCCTAATATCTCATGATGGGAATGTCAAAGGTGCACAGTTCTTGTCACTTCCACAGACTCGAAGTTGAGAGTGCTCCTTACCCCTGAGAGTCAGAGCACTAGTGAGATGCATTGTCACATCGGTGAATACTGGATTATCGCCTTTAAAGCTAAGGGTGATGGatcagtttacaccatctgagggtcTGGCCAATGCGGTATGAAGGCTGGAACAAAGTACAACTACATCCAATATTAATAGCCCATATGGTACCTGATTATGAGAAACAGAAGGCTCTAAATTTGGGCATGAAATGTAAATACTAACATGGCTAATACT from Malaclemys terrapin pileata isolate rMalTer1 chromosome 12, rMalTer1.hap1, whole genome shotgun sequence includes the following:
- the LOC128846741 gene encoding olfactory receptor 14A16-like; this translates as MSNRTTMTEFLLLGFSDVRELQILHFVVFLVIYLAALMGNLLIIIVVTFDHHLHTPMYFFLMNLSILDIGSISVPVPKSMANSLMNTRSISYSGCVTQVFFFIFFAVTEYSILTVMAYDRYVAICQPLHYERVMNRRACVQMAASAWISVFVYTAVHTENTFALSFCGGNMVDQFFCEIPQLLKLACSDSYLRETGVIVFSVCLAFSCFVFIVVSYVQIFTTVLRIPSQQGRHKALSTCLPHLIVVSLFFFTIVFAYLKPTSSSTSVLDLVVAVLYSVVPPMMNPIIYSMRNKEIKSGMRKLMAGRLFTKNELSIFRL